Below is a window of Rhodamnia argentea isolate NSW1041297 chromosome 11, ASM2092103v1, whole genome shotgun sequence DNA.
ACTACATTGATAAGCCAGCTCATTGTCAGCAAGGAGAGAATTTGCTTCCAATTTGTCAATGATTGCTAATTCACGCTACCTTATCctgaaggaccttaaagtcgagccaaatgtaaggaagagttcattaatggcaaattcaAGAGCACGACATTGAATCGAATAGGGTAAATGAACCAAGAAAGTAAGGAGAGTTTTGATCTCATCTTCAACGGATGCACTATTACATATAGTGGCATATCCTTCCCCTAGTAAATCATGCGAGCCCAATCACTTGGCGCTAAAAAGTTGATAATCATTATGAAaagtattcgatgggccagctGAGGCGATCGCCATGTTCATAGGAGCAACCCACGATTTGTTTGGTAGGTCATCCGTACGGCCGTCAGAAGCCGGTGAGTCATCTATGGGAGAAGTCATATTAGTACTTGCACCAAGCAAGAATGCAAAAGAAGGGCCTACCTCCATCGACAGGTTGCTCGTATACCTACATTCCACGAGAGTATAAATGAAAGGCTTACCTTCAtcgattggttgctcaagtaCAATGCTCGGAATGATAAAAGGAACAGGTTTTCTTAGAGGGTGCAGCAAACCCAATGGGGTTCGATAGACTTTCGGAAGAACGTCCCTTGTATTGGCTGGAAACAATGAAAAGCGGTAGAAGAGCCACCATTTGTCGAAAAAGGAGGAGCTACAAGGGTAGCCAGAGAAGCGGATGAACacaaagcgcccgagaacaGCATAcgcaacttcgatatggcccaccATGTCGGTTACATCCTCATTGCAactagaaaaagggaaattcatggaatacaccaccggcattggaacaccccgagtaagcccaaattggcgagcacaaaAACGAGGATTATAAATTTCGAATCATGATGAGAATTCGTCGCCGCctgacaaattcatggctaagtcatttgggactaacacgctcatcccGAATAGCCGAGAGTCGAGACTTGTGCTGGAGGAGCTATAGACATCATCGTCAATAGGCAGcttgaaaaaatcataactgGTGAGAGACAATAGTTCAATGAGGAAGTCATCGAAAGGGTTAAGGTTATCAAGAGCACAGTGAAGGATCTGATTGAATGCCATGGGTGCACCATTTCCTTTAATCTCCGATGACTCAGTTATTGAAGTAAGCGCATTATCGGGAAACATATAAGGGAAGTACGCTCGGAGCCAATAATGCGGGATCCATAAAGGATCGGAAAAAGGAGCAGAATGTTTATCCATCAGCAAAGATCGAGCGTCCGTCAACCCTCGATCTAGCGCAGCCAAGAACATCCGGCCTAGTTtaatatcaacaccacatgccagttcatatgccatatcaagaaattctgaagaaattcgacatgttgggaaacaaaagacatatttgcagaGCCAACACGgaaggaaggctgtatgttcccctAGAAGAATGGGTCCTGAAGATTTAGCATGGCAATCCATGAATTTGCCGTATGGTAGGTTGAGGCAACAAGAtatgtcgggtaaaaattggTCGCTCGGAGGTCGAGTGTCActatcgataaatggagaaagaccggtcagaaaccaaatatcaagaagggtaggggtcactggaccgatgggtaaaaagaaacaattcgatgatggcgaccaaaagcaacacaagcCGCCGACGAGGCCATACTCGGAGGGATCAATGGATATACCGCATAATGTTAACAGGACATTTATCCTGGCTCGTACCTAGATGGTAGTTGCCTCCACTTCCAATTGTTTATACCGGTTGTAAAATTGATGGTCGAAGGATGGATACGAAGAAAATCTATGATTATTCGACAACCAAGCAGAGGTATAAATGACGGATCGCTCGAAGGGTAAGATTTCCTCGGAGCAGCGAGGAAGGCAATTAATCGGTGAGGAAGGAGGCGGTAGACTTGTGAGATGTGGACCCAAAATGGTGTGACCATTGCCGAACCGAtaatccatgaaggataaggagagTTCCCGTTTAGCTTCATTGTGGGAAAAAGCATCGAAACGTGACAAGTAAGAAGCTGCGTGAGTACTCATATGAACTTTGTGACAAGATTCGTGTGGATTGGCATTTAggggcaatcattatttataagagattttgaagtaaccgactcgagCTAATGATGGCAGTTACTCAAACGTGGGTAATTACATAGATCGTGGCAGAGTATGATACGAGAAATAGGgagaaaaaagggcaaaatttcATTAAGGATTATCGGGATACGGGGTTGCCTTGATCCCTCAAGCAAATTACAAAGTAAATGctcaaatttcctatttttatccATATACATGTTCATAGTACGACACCGTTCTATTTTTACCTGCATTACCCGAGCaccttttgttggttttctatgGAAGACCGTTAAGAGAGTAAAGTCGATCGCCGGCATCAAGTCtcctctatttctctctctatcgccggCCTCTGTTGCTCCGGAATAGCCTccttctcatccagggcagcaaGCCGACTAATGGTAGATTGAAGGGATTGCTCCCCTTGAGTCACAAGTTGTCCCacttcttgggtctcggagctaggagagAAGAGCTGATCGGGAAAGTTCGACGGAACAAGCATCTTGTCCCGACACCGCCGAAAATGCACAAAGGGTATAGGAAAGTGTTCCAAGAATGCTTTCAACCGACGAACTAAACCCGCGGGAAGCTTCTcgctgacttcctctttgaccgaccattCCATCACGAACTTGATACTctgaatattcgatgggttaTCAACAAAGGAAGCCACTcctgaatgaacaaggtccaggGAGCAAAACAGCATAAACCCCAACTTGCTGAAAGTCTTTGAGTCGAAGGAACTACTTCGTTGAGGCATACTCGGATAATCCGAAGATCGAGAAGACTCGGCAGGATAGGTCCGAACATCTTTGACGGGCGATAGAAGGGAAGAAGCGGTAGGAAGATCCCGGATAATATCCGTGGATGAAGGATCTTCAGCCATCAAAGGATCTTTAGCCATCGAAGGACCTTCGACCGTCGAAGCCGGGATAATGGCGAGGGCTAGCAAAAAAGACTCCCCTTGGGGCTCCATAGACGAGGAAGCCGCGACCGAAATTGGAGCAAGGTCGGACGAACTTCCAGCAATAGCGATGGTGTCGGGCCTCCCAACGGGTGGATCAAGACTCCCCAAAGGATCTTCGGGACAAGCGATCGGAGGAGCTTCAACATGCTCGGGAACCTTCGGAGATTCcatcggagatttgctcttctttgcCCCCGTTTTTcaccgtttaagagaagtgagcgttTCTTCATCGGCTTCGTCATTCGAGTCGTCGCCTAACGGCGAAGGTAAAGCAAAGTCACTCCGGGCCagcaatattgagaaaattaggaagaaagaaattTACCAGAAACAATCatcggacgtttgcgaccaccaattgAAGGGGTTCTGattgcaccctttttcccgatATTCTTCGAGGTATGACTAAAGGGTTGTATCCGGCTACTCTTGAGGATGGGCGAGATAGCATCTTCAAAAGGGCTCTCGAAGGCAAAGGAcatccaccaggtcgtaaactcaaAAGTCACTCCGGGACTAGAACGTAGTCTTGTTGGGatgtcccccgaaaaccgcTAATACATCATGGTTGTGATCTCGGCATAGCGGGTGAACGGTCCATCGACCTTGATGTTATAAACCTTCTTGTCCATTAATGGGAAATCCATAAGATAAGGTATAGGCATAGGCATCGCCTGTCGAAGGCCGAACCGCCCGGCGCAAgaatgaggagaatatggttcaaaactaGGACAGAACCTTCCCTTAAGACAAATTCGGATTGGAAGATctcgagggaataggacaaaggtccaaaagtcacgatGATTGAGCCATGtcaaggttcgagagttgaaacaGAAGTCGAATTCACTCGAGTGATAGGGGAAGAAATCTCCTCAATCAGCCTCATGAGACAGAAGTCGTCGAAGGAAGAAACGGAAAGGCTGAATATCACCGGGAGCCTTTGAGGGGGCAGCTTGGAGCAATCGTATACCAATTTTTAAAGGAACCCCGTTAGGATCGAAGGAAAAAACGCTCTCgaacatgaaaggaaaatagaatgctACTTAGGCTTGAAGAATCCGGAGCGGACTCGACAAAGATCTTTGTCTTCTTCGAGTCGACATTAGTCGAGCAGTGTAAGAAATACTTCTATACAAAGATGCCAAGGCAAAAGGGCTAAGAGcgacaagattcccttttgctagaagtaagGCAAGGTCAAAATAATCCTTAGACACTTTGAGGGTCGgactaaagaatagatacttcgatagccaaaaaaggaggaaagcCGTTCGTTCCTCGAGGGAAACAGCCCCGGATGTTCTACAATgagcatcgatgaacttcccgtAGGCAAGAGTATCATCGGAGATGGGACAGTCCTTGGTTTTCCCCAGATTTTTGACAGAGGCCCTATAAGGGGAGAGGCCAGCAATGGCgaaggtatctagaagggttacgaACATGGAACCACatgggaagaaaaagcaattggtAGAGGAAGACTAGAAGCTTATAACAGACCCGGTAGGCCCctattcaaatcatgggacaGCATGCTAACCTCAATCGTTGTCCTTATCTGCGCCGTTTCCCAAAGAGCAAGCgttggagtatcctcttgaagcctttggaaccaagtGTAAGCCCTATCATCGAATAATGGAAAGCTCCTAAATCgttgagccggcatggaccaaatgtccttcgGTGGAGAGGCTTGAATAGGAAGTTGTTCATCCGCTTGCACCGGGAAGAAAGATTGAAGAGACGCTGGAATGTGATGATGATCGTGGAGCCTGGGCCCAAGAACGAGACCAGCATACTCTCGTTGAGTGTTTAATAACTTGAGAAAACAGTGATCAATATCATTACTATTAATGATctcatcgaagcgggcgatgagcTGGCGAGGGaggaactcgggggtttcggtcgccatgaaagcttagAATGCTCgaaaaagggtttagggtttaggaaaaaCCTTGGACGCAGAAAGACGACGAGTGAaagctttttcaagatccttaaaagcaaGACGAAAAGAGCTGATGTACTGTACGAAGTCGAAAGGATTGCGTTTCGGGAAAAGGGATCAAGGGAAAAGCGTAACCATCATTTTTACAACTGGAAACCATCAAAtcgtagaaaaatattttaaaagaggtaaatcttctatttacatcttttaaagggggcatgTGTTGACAcataaaacaatccaagaagGCTAGTGACAACCACGTGATGGGGCGACAATCAGCTACACAAAGGAACACCGAAGTAAGGTATGAACCGATCAAAAAGGTGCCatgtgtcggggtaaattctggccccatttccttccaaaataagaaaagtcTGCAGAGAAGAGCCACAATCGGAGCGGTTATcaaaagattggcggtaatccccacgaggtaaaaagaaaaggcgcggagactaggaaaccgtcatccacgtggcttatggaaaaggataaagcatggggccaaaggaagaaagcGCTCGACGGTTATCAAAGagtctgcctataaataccccgttGTAGCAAAGATACAAGGACACATAACAAACACAAAACACTTATcatttcaactagctcttagcctttagcctagcctagtcATAGTTTTCCAAATTCCCGtcatcgattcaattccggcgagtttcatatccagagttaggtgtcgtcgattagattccgacgtccGCTCACTAGGTTCtgcaccgtcgattcaattcctgTGTTGTACCCTTCGTCCATCTTGTCCATCACCGTCGATTCAAtcccggtattgtgtcctataattcccccGTCCAGagctgttgattgaattccagcattgtgtcctacatttcTGTCCGatcgtgtcaatttaatcctagagTCGTGTCGAAACTCACTACACATCTCGATTATTACACGtgttgggccgtcgaagttatTAAGAGTCCGTAACAcgccttttgtgttaataaaaacatctactgcatttgacactctctgtccaaaactgacccagaactccttttggaaaacgaacggattaagtttgATAAAAGATTCTTGCGTTAGCAACCCCTTTTGGGCTATAGCCATTTTGGGCAAAGAGCCCGtaaccaagaaagccccgtcgaaggatttcgacgcgcaacacaTACCAAAGAAGAATGTACAAATCAAAGTTACAAGAGCTGTGCTGCCGGCGATCATGGAGCTTGCCGGAGTACAATGCTGTAAAAGAAGGCCCCAACCACTTGCCTTGCTTCATCGGCACCGTCTTCGTGAACGGCCACTTTTTCCGGACTCCGGACCCCTACACAACCTCCAAAGGAGCTCGTAACGAGGCCACCGGGCTTGCCTTCGGATACTTATCAGCGCTGCCGCCTCCTGCATGTTCGGCTTCTTTCAATGCAATACCGCCTGGagttgctcctcctcctccttctggcGAAGGTAGGGATGACGCTGCCGGCCAATTGAGTTGGTGTTGCTAGAGTCTGTCATGCATATACATGTCTCTCATATGGCCTGTATTCTCCTAAAACTAGAGAGATTTGTTCTTAAAGTGTCGGCTAGTATTATCAATGCTTGGGTTTAATGACAGAGTTAAGTTGAGATGGATGTAATGATAAGGACGTTTATGAGTAATGATTGGTAAAGGATGTCATGATTATAGATTAAGAGGATTGCATAGAACGTGCTCTAACTGCCTTTTAGGCCTGTTTAAGGCATACTTGGGGTTTATGTATTGAGTAAGCCTAACGTTCTAACGTGTTTGACATTTTAGGCATGCAGTCTGTCTTTACAAACCAACTGCAAAAATTTGCTCAACAAAGGAGTCTTGCTCTGCCTACGTATGATTTTGAGCATGAGGGTTCGCCACACGCTCCTTTCCATCGATTCAAATGCAAAGTTTCAATAGATGGAAGGACATATGAAACTGTGGAGTCTTATAATACATACAAAGAAGCCCAACATGCAGCTGCCGGTATTGCTCTTATGTGGTTGTCGTATGATACGTTTCAGGAGGTAATTCAACAATGTAGTTGTTGCCAACTATGTTTTGTATCTGTATGAATGTAAAATCTTTGATCTGTCACTTTGATGCTGCTTTATTTTTCAGGTTGAGTGTGCTGTATACAAAAATCTTTTTGTAGATTGCACTAAAAAACAAGGTTATTGCCTCTCAATTTATGGTACTTTTATGCGTGATAAAAGCCATAAACAGGCTTTTGTTTCAACTGTGGAGATAGAAGGAGAGACTTTTATAGGGCAAGAAGCAACAACCAAAAAGATGGCAGAGTGTAGTGCTGCAAAAGTTGCTTACACCACTCTTAAAGAGCGTACATTAAGTAAGttacttatttctttttcacctGGAAAAAGACAAGTTGATTGGCATTAGTTGAGGGCATTCTTGGTTATCTGCATCATGGCATGCTGTGGTGTCTTTATGAAGTGAGAGATATGTATTTAGTAATCACTTTTTGCTTCCGTTCCAAGCTGTTATGTGAAGTGCTTTTTtgcgaagttgagtgatttgcCTTCACTTGCTATTGTAGCAAAAAGAATTTGGTGGAAAAAACTAGCGTAACATAGGTTTTCCTTCCTATGTCGTctgatttaagtgattgtggaaTGGCTGACATTCTGAAGCATACCATTCAAGCTAAATAGTGTAAGAGGCTAATTTGATTAGTTTTTGCACGACAGCAGAACTTGGAATATATTATGCCTTTCTTGTGTCCTTTTTTGTCGAATGTAGATGTCATTCTGTAGAATAGCTGTGTGTGCTATGAGGTTTAAGCTTGATTCAGCTTCATCTCTGAGTGTTTACAATTACATTATAAAAATGACTCCTTTGCCATTGATTTGTTTGGGGATAGTAATTGTAAGCTCTACTTCCCAATCCCCCGAGCTTCGAATTGCCCGCCAGCAAACGGCCGTACCGGGTACCAGCGGAATGTCACGACGCACACCCTGAGCAGGGGCAAATGCCGCGGAGTTGCAAGCGCCGCCACCATTGCCAGCACCATCACCGACTTTTATGGAGCCCGAAATGGGCAAGTCAATTgcaaagaagatgatgaataggaCTCGGATT
It encodes the following:
- the LOC115728246 gene encoding double-stranded RNA-binding protein 1-like — its product is MYKSKLQELCCRRSWSLPEYNAVKEGPNHLPCFIGTVFVNGHFFRTPDPYTTSKGARNEATGLAFGYLSALPPPACSASFNAIPPGVAPPPPSGEGMQSVFTNQLQKFAQQRSLALPTYDFEHEGSPHAPFHRFKCKVSIDGRTYETVESYNTYKEAQHAAAGIALMWLSYDTFQEVECAVYKNLFVDCTKKQGYCLSIYGTFMRDKSHKQAFVSTVEIEGETFIGQEATTKKMAECSAAKVAYTTLKERTLSKLLISFSPGKRQVDWH